In Myxococcales bacterium, the genomic window TCGCATCCGGGGTCGCGTCGGTTCGTATCAGGAGCTGCTCGCCGGCATTCAGGTCTTGCGCGAGCTCGGCGTGAAGTTCTCGTTTGCGTTCACGATGACGCGCGAGAACCTGGATGACATCCCGCACGCACTCTCGCTGGCGCGGGAGCACGACACGTTCGTAGCGTTCCAGCCGGTGATGGCGACGGAGCACTCGGCGGAGAAGGTGAAGGAGGAGCTGTTCCCCGACCCGGGCGCCTATCGGCTTGCGGTGGCGCTCTTGGTGCGCGAGAAGCTGCGGGACCCGTCGCGCCTACGCAACAGTCTTGGTGGCCTCCGGCACATTGCGGCCTGGCCGAACATCACGGGCCTGGCGTGTTTCGCGGGCGAGGTTTTCGCGATGGTGGAGGCCAACGGTGACGTGGTGCCGTGTGATCGCATCCAGTACGCGGCAACCATCCCGAACGTCCGGGAGCCCGGCGGGGTCACGCGCGCGCTCGAGCGGCTGCCGGGGTACGAGTGCGCGGGCTGCGGCTTCTGCGGCTCCGTCGAGCTGAACATGCTGATGGCCGGCCGCGTCGACATCCTGCCAACCGTCGCACGGGTGATCGCGAGCCGGTAGCGGTCGGAGCTGGCGGCGGCGTTCCGGGCGGGCGGCGGCGTTCCGGGCTGGCGGCGGCGTTCCGGGCTGGCGGCGGCGTTCCGGGCGGGCGGCGGCGTTCTGCGCTGGCGGCGGCGTTCTGCGCTGGCGGCGGCGTTCCGGGCTGGCGGCGGCGCTCCGGGCGGGCGGCGGCGTTCCGGGCGGGCGGCGGCGCTCTGACCTGACGCGCAGGCGACACGCGGCTTGCCCGGCGCCCGGCCCTCGTGATATTGTCTGCCCTATTCAAGTCATGATTGCCTCGCCGTCGCAACCTCAGCCCACGTCGCCGCGCCCAGCGCGCCGTTTCCGCCACGGCGGAGCCCGCCCGGGTGCGGGTCGGAAGCCGGGAGCCCGCCCTCCGGTGCCGCATCGCGAGCGACCGTCGCACCGCGCCGTGCACCCGCTTCACGTCACGCTGCGCATGCGGGACCACGTCTGGAACCTGCGCAGCAAGCGCGGGCTACGCGCGCTGCGGCGCGCGTTTGCGGGCGGGTGTGAGCGGTTTGGTTTCCGGCTGGTGCACTATTCGCTGCAAGGCAACCATGTGCACCTGCTCGCCGAGGCGCGAGATCGTGCGGCCTTGGCCCGAGGCATGAAAGGGCTCGGCGTACGCATCGCCCGGCGCCTGAACGCCCTGATGGGCTCGAGCGGGCCGGTGTTTCAAGGGCGCTACCACGCACGCGCCCTACGCACTCCGCTCGAAGTGCGCCGCGCACTCTTGTATGTGCTCGCAAACTTCAGGCGCCACCAGGCGCAGGTCGGCAAACACTTGCCGAATGACTGGCTGGATCCGTTCTCGTCAGCGCGTGCTCTGGATGGCTGGAGGGCTGCTCCAGGCTTGCGGCGTGCGCTTGCGGCGGCGTGCGATCCCTGTCCAGAGCTCGCCCCCGGCATCCGCCGGCCACGCACTCCGCTCCTGGCCACGGGGTGGCGGCGCAAGGGCTTGCTGGATCCGTGCGCCGTCCCGGGACCGACCCGCCCGCCATCCGAACCAGCGCGCGCGGTCAGTCGCCCTTGACCGGCGGGTCGGAGGCAGGCTTCGCTTCCGCCGCAGGCTTCGCTTCCGCCGCAGGCTTCGCTTCCGCCGCAGGCTTCGCTTCCGCCGCAGGCTTCGCTTCCGCCGCAGGCTTCGCTTCCGCCGCAGGCTTCGCTTCCGCCGCAGGCTTCGCTTCCGCCGCAGGCTTCGCTTCCGCCCGCTTCGCCGGGGGGGGGGGGGGCAGGCGCGGGCTTCGCTTCCACCGCAGGCGCAGGCTTCGCTTCCGCCGCAGGCTTCGCTTCCGCCGCAGGCTTCGCTTCCGCCGCAGGCTTCGCTTCCACCGCAGGCGCAGGCTTCGCTTCCGCCGCAGGCTTCGCTGCCGTCGCGGCCTTCGGCGGCGGCGGGGGCTGGCCGCGCTTCGGGTCCTGCATCTCCATCAGGTTCGAGGCCTTGCCCCAGGTCAGCGGTTTGCCCGTCTCGTTCTCGTAGAGTTTGGCCATCGTCAGCACGAGGTCCTCCCGCCGGTAGGCGGGGGTCTCGGGTTGACGCGTCATCACGATGGCGTCCGTCGGGCACACTTGCACACACAGCTCACAGTAGATGCAAGCGTTCAGGTCCAGCGTGAAGTCCTTCGCGTAGCCGCGGCGCTTGCCGGTCGTCGGCGACTCGCGCTTCTCGGCAATCACCGTGATCACGAACGACGGACAGATCTTCTCGCACTGCAGACAGCCCACACACGCCTCTTCACCGTCCGGCTCGTGAATCAGCGCGAAGCTGGTGCGGTAACGCTCGGCGCGCTCCCGCTTCTCGACCGGATAGTGAACCGTGACCGGCGGCCGGAACACGTTCTTCAACGTGAGCGTCAGCGCGCGAACACTGTCACCGAGGTAGCCCATCAGCGCGCACCAAACCCGCGATAGTGAACCCAGACCGCCGCGAGCATCACCAGCACCAGGCTCGCCGGCACCAGATACTTCCAGCAAAGACTCATCAGCTGATCGGCGCGGAAGCGCAGGAAGGTCCAGCGAATCCAGAAGACCACGAAGAACAGGCAGAGCGTCTTGGCCACCATCCAGTGCAGCCCCGGCATGAATCCGAATGGGCCCGCCCAGCCGCCGAAGAACAGCGCCGCGCCCACCGCGCTGATGATCAGCGTGTGCAGATACTCCGCCAGGTAAAACAGCCCGAACTTCATGCCGGTGTACTCGGTCGTCACACCAGCAATCAGCTCACTCTCGGCCTCCGGAATGTCGAACGGAATGCGGTTGGCTTCAGCCAGCGACGCCAGAAAGAAGATCCCGAAGGCGATCAGACCCGGGCCCGGCGGCCAGCCGATGATCCACCCGTGCTGCTCCTGATACCGGACGATGTCCGAGATGCTCATCGAGCCGGCCAACGTCACCGGCACGAGTGACGCGAGCACCAGCGGGATCTCGTACGAGACGCCCTGCGCCACCGCACGCATGCCACCGAGCAGCGCGTACTTGTTGTTGCTCGCCCAGCCCGCCATCCAGACCGGAAACACCGTGAGCCCACCCATCGCGAGCACCCACAGCACACCAATGTCGAGATCCGCCGCGATCACGTCGGGGCCAAACGGAATGACCGCCGCCGTGGCGAGCGCAAAGAGCACCGTGAGCGGCGGCGCCAGGTTGAACAGCGGGCGATCCGCCGCCGCGGGGACGATGTCCTCCTTCTGCAGCAGCTTGACCGCGTCGGCGATCGGCTGAAGCAACCCGAACGGCCCCACGATGGTCGGCCCGACCCGGCTCTGCATGCGGCCGGCAAACTTGCGCTCGAACCAGATGCTGTACGCCGTGATCGTCATCAGCACGGTCACGATCACGATGCCGTACACGGCACCATGCACATACGGGTTCTTCAAGAGCTCCACGGACACGGGTCGAATTCTGCCTGCTCGAGGCCGGGCAGCACCTGAGCGTGCGCCGAGCGATGACGCGAGGGAGCGCCATTTAGCAGCAAGGCATGTGGGCCTTCAAGCCAACGCGATTTCCGCCGAACGAGCGCCACTTTGGCCCCGAGTCCCGCCCCGGCGCCGCACCTCGGCCGGCCCCGGTCCGAGGCCCATGTCCAGGCCATTTGCGCTTCGTATACGATGCCGGCTCGACAGGGAGTAGCCGATGAAACGCTCACCCGCCCCGCTGATGATGCTGCTCGCGCTCTTCGCCGCAGCCTGCCCGAGCGCAACGCCGCCGCCCGCGAGCGTGAAAAAAACCGCGCCTCCGCCGGTCGCCGAAGAAAAAGTGGTGTGGCGCATCTCCAAGTCGGGCCTCGGGTTCCGACTGAGCGACGCCGATCCGGAACCACCCGCTCGGGTGAAACCGGCCGCAGCAAAACCGCTCGCCGCAGCAGACGCCAAGCGTGTGTTCGCGAAGCTCCCGCCAATGAAAGCGAGCGCACAGGCCAAGACCTTCGCGATGCGCGAGAA contains:
- a CDS encoding radical SAM protein, with the translated sequence MKLADKLGAAADMAKVRVLGRKIPVAVRINLNNRCHSRCRYCSFWSTPSEELATEEWCQVIAELAAAGTRRLSLSGGEPTLRRDLAEIVRAAVDHGIATELNSSGYLFSERRAALAPLELVKLSLDGSESVHDRIRGRVGSYQELLAGIQVLRELGVKFSFAFTMTRENLDDIPHALSLAREHDTFVAFQPVMATEHSAEKVKEELFPDPGAYRLAVALLVREKLRDPSRLRNSLGGLRHIAAWPNITGLACFAGEVFAMVEANGDVVPCDRIQYAATIPNVREPGGVTRALERLPGYECAGCGFCGSVELNMLMAGRVDILPTVARVIASR
- a CDS encoding 4Fe-4S binding protein, which encodes MGYLGDSVRALTLTLKNVFRPPVTVHYPVEKRERAERYRTSFALIHEPDGEEACVGCLQCEKICPSFVITVIAEKRESPTTGKRRGYAKDFTLDLNACIYCELCVQVCPTDAIVMTRQPETPAYRREDLVLTMAKLYENETGKPLTWGKASNLMEMQDPKRGQPPPPPKAATAAKPAAEAKPAPAVEAKPAAEAKPAAEAKPAAEAKPAPAVEAKPAPAPPPPGEAGGSEACGGSEACGGSEACGGSEACGGSEACGGSEACGGSEACGGSEACGGSEACLRPAGQGRLTARAGSDGGRVGPGTAHGSSKPLRRHPVARSGVRGRRMPGASSGQGSHAAASARRKPGAALQPSRARADENGSSQSFGKCLPTCAWWRLKFASTYKSARRTSSGVRRARAW
- the nuoH gene encoding NADH-quinone oxidoreductase subunit NuoH, translated to MTITAYSIWFERKFAGRMQSRVGPTIVGPFGLLQPIADAVKLLQKEDIVPAAADRPLFNLAPPLTVLFALATAAVIPFGPDVIAADLDIGVLWVLAMGGLTVFPVWMAGWASNNKYALLGGMRAVAQGVSYEIPLVLASLVPVTLAGSMSISDIVRYQEQHGWIIGWPPGPGLIAFGIFFLASLAEANRIPFDIPEAESELIAGVTTEYTGMKFGLFYLAEYLHTLIISAVGAALFFGGWAGPFGFMPGLHWMVAKTLCLFFVVFWIRWTFLRFRADQLMSLCWKYLVPASLVLVMLAAVWVHYRGFGAR